DNA from Candidatus Delongbacteria bacterium:
TTAGCTGAAGATGTTGATTTTGATTCTGAAGTTTTGGGCTTTAAAAAAGGATTACAAAAACTTAAACAATTTGATTTTGTAGATAATGATAGATTATTTATTTTCGGACATAGTATGGGAGGTGTTATTGCTCCAGAAATTTCCGAGAATGAAAATATAAAAGCAATCGCTGTGTTTGGAACATTGGGAAGAACATGGTTTGAATACTCAATCGAAAACACGAGGAATCAAGTTACTTTGAGAAGTGATGACTACAAAGCTATCGAAGAGTATTGCAGATATAATTTTAATTTTGCATCTAAATTTTATATTGACAAGCTTACGCCTAAAGAGTTGATAGAAAAGGACTCTCAATGACTGATTATTTTACTGATGATGAGCATTTTTATGGAAGACATTATAAATTTTGGCATCAATTAGCTGATAAAAATATTGCCAATTTATGGAAAAAGATAGCACCTGCAAAAACACTTTCCATTTGGGGAGCCTGTGACTTTGTTACAACAGAACAGGATCATATTCTTTTAACTGATATTGTAAATTCTGCTACACCAAATTCTGCAGAGTTTATGAAAATTGATAATATTGATCATTATTTTAGACTAGTTGATTCACAAAAATCTAGTATCAGCAATAATATAAATGGTGATTATAATGAACAATTAGCAATAAAGGTTCTGCAATGGATGAATGATTTGAGGTAGAGTTAAGGATAACTTTATCCTCAAAAAATAAAGCTCCATCTTCAGCTTTTCAGTACTAGAAAAAGTTAAATGTGACGCAGATGATAAAAATATCTTAAGGGCGCCGGTTCTGTTAAGCTTTTTTGATTAAAAGAGTTCCTTGAAATAAAATTTTTATATTACGTTTCTTTTGAAAACATTGAAGTTTTATCATTTAACAAACGATCATCTCTTAATCCAATTAGGACATCATTTTAAAATATCCAGAGATAAAATCACTGGAAATGAAATTACTTTTCTTCGTATGGACTGATACCAGTGCAAGATAGCTCTTAAATTTTTATAGTAACATAACAATTCACTCTGGAATATATCTCCAGAGTGAATCTTATCTTTACAAGAAAATTAAACCAGCGATTCTCCATCCATCTCTTCCGGTTGCTCAACTCCCATGATTTTTAAAATTGTTGGAGCTATATCCGCCAATTTACCATTCATCGGATCATATTCTTTTGACGCTATCATGAAAGGTACAGGATTTTTTGTGTGAGCAGTAAATGGAACACCGTCTTCCAGCATTTTTTCAGCATTACCATGATCAGCAGTCATTATAAAAGTGTAATTCTTTTCTACAGTTTTTCTATAAATTTCACCAACACATTGATCAATTGTTTCTACAGCTTTTACTGCAGCATCAAAAATACCGGTGTGTCCAACCATATCACAATTAGCAAAATTTAAAATAATAAGGTCATACTTTTCACTGTCTAAAGCTTTTAGGACATTATCTTTCACCTCCAGGGCAGACATTTCAGGTTGAAGATCATAGGTCTCTACTTTTGGAGAAGGGATCAAAATTCTATCTTCATTTTCAAACTGAACGTCTACACCACCATTGAAGAAGAATGTTACATGGGCATATTTTTCTGTCTCAGCAATTCTCAACTGATTTAAACCATTTTTTGAAATTACTTCACCAAGTATATTAGAAAAATTCATTTTTGGCACAATTGTTTTATAGGTAAAATCATCTCTATAACGAGTCATTGTAACATAATTTAGATACAGTTTTTTCACAGGAAAATCTGTAAAATTTTCGTCGTTTAATGCCAAAGTAATTTCCCTGGCTCTATCGGCTCTAAAGTTAAAAAATATTACAGCATCACCTTCACAAATATTTGATATACCGCTTCCATTATCAATTTTCGATGGTAGTATAAATTCATCGGTTGTATCTTTTTTGTAAGACTCTTCCATAGCTTTTACTGCAGATTCGTATACTTCACCATTTCCATTTACCAAAGCATCGTAAGCTTTCGAAACTCTTTCCCATCTTTTATCTCTATCCATTACATAAAATCTACCAATAACTGAAGCTATTCTCCCTTTGGTTCCAACCAGAGAATCTTCAATTTCACGGATAAACTCAAGTCCACTATTAGGAGGAGTATCCCTACCATCTGTAAATGCATGAATGAAAAAATTCAAATCATTTTTCGATTTAAGGATTCTAATTAACTCTTTCAGATGTTCAAGTGAACTATGAACACCACCATCAGAAATCAAGCCCATCAAATGAACTGACTTACTATTATTTTTGGCATAATCTATTACTTCAACAAGTGACTTATTCTTTTCAAACGAGCCATCCTTAATATCTTTATCAATTTTTGAAATATCCTGATAAACAACTCTTCCAGCACCAATGTTTAAATGTCCAACTTCACTATTTCCCATTGTTCCCTCTGGGAGTCCAACTTCTCCCCCACTACAAACCAGCTTTGAATATTTAAACTCATTAAAAAGGTGATCTAAATTCTCAGTTTTAGCTGAATAGATAGCATTATTCTCTTTCATATCGGTGCAACCAAAACCATCTAATATTGTTAATATCACTTTTTTCATTTCATACCTCTTTTAAATTTAAATGTATGTCCCATTACGGAAATGTAAACAATTACATGAGTGATAAACACTAATTACCAAACATTACGGATGCAGAATATCTTACACTATTTATATCAAGATCAGGCACTCCATCCATTACATTTTCAAATTCATAATTCAAAACACCATCTTCATCTACAAAAGCATAAAGATAGCCAACAGACAATTGTAAAAAAATATTATCTGACAGAGCCATTCTAAGTCCACTGAATGCTTCAAAAGCCCACATATCACATTTTAAAGTTGAGCTATGAAACAAATTGGGGTGGTCATACGAATTGATCAGATCATCATATGTAAGATCACCAGCATCTTGACTTAGCAAAAGCCTTACAGAACCATAATTTACAGAACCTCCAACAAAATAACCAGTAGATCCCATTACCGAAGAATAATAGGAACCGCTTATTCCACCATAACTTAGATCATATTTAATACTTCTGGATAATTTATATGTCTCAGTATTAATTTCTCTTACTACAGAACCACTGGTCGACGTAGAACCAGAAAAATATTGAGCTCCAACGAAAACAGAACTATTCAAAGCCCCGGAAACTTCACCCCCAAAAAGGAAAATATCTTCTTTAAGCTTTCCAACATCCAAATTTTTCAAACTTTTATTTAAGTCGCTTAAATCTGGTTTAATATAAGATAATGTTGCTCCCAATGCTCCATTGCTATAACTTCCAGATGATTTCTTGAAACTACTCTGAGCTGAAAGCAGAACTACAAAAAAAAGAATTATAACTATCTTCATTTTTACC
Protein-coding regions in this window:
- a CDS encoding 2,3-bisphosphoglycerate-independent phosphoglycerate mutase, giving the protein MKKVILTILDGFGCTDMKENNAIYSAKTENLDHLFNEFKYSKLVCSGGEVGLPEGTMGNSEVGHLNIGAGRVVYQDISKIDKDIKDGSFEKNKSLVEVIDYAKNNSKSVHLMGLISDGGVHSSLEHLKELIRILKSKNDLNFFIHAFTDGRDTPPNSGLEFIREIEDSLVGTKGRIASVIGRFYVMDRDKRWERVSKAYDALVNGNGEVYESAVKAMEESYKKDTTDEFILPSKIDNGSGISNICEGDAVIFFNFRADRAREITLALNDENFTDFPVKKLYLNYVTMTRYRDDFTYKTIVPKMNFSNILGEVISKNGLNQLRIAETEKYAHVTFFFNGGVDVQFENEDRILIPSPKVETYDLQPEMSALEVKDNVLKALDSEKYDLIILNFANCDMVGHTGIFDAAVKAVETIDQCVGEIYRKTVEKNYTFIMTADHGNAEKMLEDGVPFTAHTKNPVPFMIASKEYDPMNGKLADIAPTILKIMGVEQPEEMDGESLV